In the genome of Pangasianodon hypophthalmus isolate fPanHyp1 chromosome 24, fPanHyp1.pri, whole genome shotgun sequence, the window TCCCTGCAACGCTGCACAAATTGCtcaggaatagtttgaggaacatgacaaagagttccaggtgttgacttggcctccaaattccccagatctgaGTTAGATCGGGCATCcatgggatgtgctggacaagcAAGTCTGATCCATGCCCATCCacccccacctcgcaacttaccggattaaaggatctgctgctaatgtcttggtgccagataccacagcacaccttcagaggtcttgtgttGTCCATGCTTCaatggatcagagctgttttggaggcacaaggggaacctacacaatattaggcaggtggttttaatgttatggctcatTGGTGTATGCctactgtataaaatatatcaaGAAAGGAAAGTTGGTCATAATCCCAGTGATTTTTTCCTAGATCATTCTATTGAATTATCTGGCTAGGACAGTATGCCTCTATAGAAGAATGCTGCAGCAGCCTTTAGAGATGGATTTCCTATACATTTCTATTCCTATATATTCAGCCTGTggatcattatttaaaatctcGTGGAACACAAACAGATCATGCGTAAATTGCAAGATGTTCTGTCTAATTCACTGTGGCCAGAATTCCAGCCTATGTCATTTCCTCATAAAGATTTCTGAATATGTTTCACTTTTTGAGGAAGCACCTACTGAGCTAGTAGTCTACCTGATAATAGTCTATCTAGTAACACTGACAATAtccactgaaaaaagaaaacaacttttaaggagtttctattattttaacatttacatctATTTTGGATACTGGACATGAATTtaagtgcattctttctttaacattttagaGATACTGTATAACAATCTGCTGTAGCATATAATTGCAACATTATATAATAGAAGCACCAAGGTCATATGATTAATGTCATCTGAACAGGGTCATTACTCAAAATTTGGTGAAACTGATCACAAATTtcaagattcatttatttatcttcattatgtgctttatactggtcagggtcatggtagaTCCCTAGAACACTGAATGTAAGGTGGGAGTACTCCCTGAATAggatgccagtctatcacaAGTCACCATGCTCGcgtgcacacgcacgcacgcacacacgcacacacacattcatacactcatttacacctagcAACAATTTACTGTAGCCATTcaacctactggcatgtttttgggaggtgggacaAAACTGGAAAACCTAGAGAAACACAAGGATACCCACACAGATACGAttagaacatgcaaaactcaacacagacagtaaagaCTGTAGCTGTGAGGTAATAACACTACTTGCCGTGCCTCCATGCTTCCCAAATTGCAAAATACTCTGTCTAATTCATTGTGGTCTACATTCCAGCTCATGTGATTTCCACAGAACTCTCTTATTTAGTGATTTCTTTCATGCATCTATGGAGGCTATCTGATATCTACTGGAAAAAAGGAGAACTTTTCAGGTACTTGCACATCATGCAGCCAAACTAGATGCTTATTAGTTTAGCATTATACAActatttcatgaacatttatGTTGGATACTGGACATGAATTTAAGtgtattcatttttcataagCATATTTATCTGTATATGTGGGATATAATGAAGCTATAATGCTGTAGcatataaatgcaaaattatgGCATAATGTACACTTCCTACTCATACTATAAACATTGCCTAAGGAAGGATTCAGTGGTTAAAGCTGTGAGCCAAATAACAGTGACTGTATATGTGATTGTAGCAATTTATGCTAAGaagtgttattaaaaaaaataaccacataTTCAACACGGTAATTTTGGGATTGCATGCAAACTTCTTGCATTATGCATCCATATTTTTACTCAGCAATCAAGCAAGTTGTAGCCTTTTTATATAGTGAATTCAGCTTCTTGTGCACTTAAATGTGGCGTCACTGTCATGCTTAAGATGCTTAAGATTTACTCCTAGGATTACCTCCTACTCCTCACTATGAGTTTAAGAACACATTTTTTACTCATAGCTATTaactaatctttttttcttttttttttttcagtcttaacTAGACTTCGCATTTTTGAGCAATTCTCAGAACCTTTATACATACCAGCCCAGGACTGTGCAGGGAGACACTATTGGGCCTTGAGCAAGACTCTTACTCCTCAACTGCACATTTCTGTGCTGTATTCTGCCTTATGTGCACACTTTAAagaaaagcatctgccaaacgAACGAATGTAAATATAGTAAAGCAATAATGTTACCTCCAAAACAACATGAGCTGAAGTGTTGAAGACTTAAGATCAGAGTAATGCCTTACTATCATTATACATCTGCAGTTATctagattattatttttctcttcatATTTTTCGTGCAACTGATGAATTAGTTGGCACAGTGGCCGTGTGTAGGGTCAAGGACCGGATAAAATGTCTGAACACTAGGGATAGCTTGGTACAGGTTTAACAGCAGAGGAAACTAGGTCAGGGTTAAATGCCTATTTGCAGTTTAGGATCTTGTGGAGTGACATGTAATGCACCAATAGCAACGAGCAGTGAGGTTACACTCTAGCATATTCACACTGATTTACAATTTAgaaatcaaaaaagaaaaagaaatatttagaaaCTATACTCCACAATCCATCAATCTGCAAcacccattttaaaaaaattatttactttattattactgtgttatGTTGGTcaatttctctttgtttttcaggaaaaaaaaaaaaaaccttattgCTTTCCACATTCTTCATCtataatttctattatttttattattttaaatatatgctgTAACTAGCtatatatttaaattgaatATATATTCTCTTCATGATTAAACACTAGTGGATGGTGTGTTCATCTATCCTGGAGGCCACTGCATCTGTCGCCCTCCAAGGACATGAAGGTGCAGGTGATACACAGACTGAGCCCCATGTTTCCCATCATTGATGACTGTAACGAACACACAGGTCTGTTAGCTTCATATGATCACCATGACtaaaaactaaatattaaatatttataaaacataaataacagTAAGAATAATTGGTTAAGCTCAATACTACAAACATACCCAATCTGTATCCCTCAGTTAATCCTTCTTTCTTTGCCAGTTTTTTTGCTACTATCAAGAGATGCCCAAGGagctgaaggaaaaaagaaaaatattaaggCATTGATGTCTTCAGATTGAATGAtacaagaaaatgaaagaatacaGCACAGAGAGACAAACCGGTGTATCGTCGTCATGAGCTTCACTTATCCTTGGGATAGGGGTTCTGGGAATAACCAGGAAATGCACAGGAGCCTGGGGACTGATGTCCCGAAATGCCAAACACTGAAAGAGACGTTACAGCATTGCATTGTCTGGGGATCAAGTTCAAAAGAAGAGGAAATAAcatgaattaaatgaatatgaaaaagaCTCCTGTGTCATACTAACAGTAACAAGTATATGAAAATATGTTGCAAATCATTGAGAGGGTTCAGATGACCAGTCTGATCAAAAACCAGTTTGCCATTATATATGTAAGGTGAACGCCTTCTTCCGAACATCACCCAGCTGCAAATGTGCCAAAATTTAAAATAGGAATAGGagacaaaatgcaaatgttcttcttctttcagctgttcccattaggggtcaccaccacagcggatcactggtccACATTTGATTtcgcacagtttttacgccgtatgcccttcctgacgcaaccgtCCCCAactttatctgggcttgggaccagcactgaaagtgcactgtcttgtgcaatcccagtggctggggaTGGTTCACTGGCTGGGAACTGAACCTGGGCCTCGGCAGTGAGCTcactgaggcctaaccactagcccTCCAGGGACCCAGGAGAAATCAGCTGATCCcaaaaagtgacattttaattCTGAACAAATGATATTTGTTTTCACAGTAGAGCGGGACAGTGGTGCCCCTGGTTCGATCTCAAGTGCAGGTcactatctgtgtggagtttggcatgatctccctgtgtctgtgttggtTTCGTCCTACCTACACCTCTAGTCtctaggtgtaaatgtgtgtgcgcatggtgccctgtgatagactggcatTTCATCTGGGGTGTTTTCCCATGTAACGCTctgctccggatccaccacaaccctgacaaggataaagcagttactgaagatgaatcaatgACTGAATCAATGAGTATTATGTACTTCGAAAAGTATAATGAAAGAAGTACACAGAAATACGTAGAGAAACATTGAGAAGGTGTGGCTAGAGGATCTGTAACCCTGTCTGTCCATTCTCTGCCTCGCCAAGGACATTTAAGGTGAatgcctttttttaaacctctgcCCAGCTGCAAATGTGCCAAAGGTTAAAAGGCAAAACGGGTCTTTCCTAATAGTTTTTTAGCAACATCTGTTTTCACCTTTGCTTGTTGATCTTAATACCTTGGCTAGATAGTTATCTCCTTATCTTATTTATGCAGTAAACGTGCATA includes:
- the hint2 gene encoding histidine triad nucleotide-binding protein 2, mitochondrial, whose product is MFLRRVIQSRGFSSPFVYNLQRRAITVQKLCLSSHNDEVHLAEEASKKYGSPAPTIFSKILDKTIPADIIYEDNKCLAFRDISPQAPVHFLVIPRTPIPRISEAHDDDTPLLGHLLIVAKKLAKKEGLTEGYRLVINDGKHGAQSVYHLHLHVLGGRQMQWPPG